The Phaeocystidibacter marisrubri genomic interval TTGAATGAAGATAATCAAGATCAAAATACCTGTATTAATTTTAGTATCTCTGCTCAGAATGATAAAAAGACGATTTCATGAAGGTCCTTTTAATTCTTGTTTTTGGCGTTTGGAGTTTTTGCGGTTCACTGGCTCAAACCGCAAAATTGACAAGTGAAGCGGATTTAGTGATAGGAGAAAGGTTGACCATCTTTTCAGATCAATTAGGGGAGGAAAGGGAAGTAAACGTCTATCTACCCGAGTCGTATCATCCAGATTCGCTAAATAACTATCCTGTGATTTATGTTTTCGATGGTTCGATGGATGAGGATTTCATTCACATTGTTGGACTCGTGCAATTTGGAAGTATGCCTTGGATTGATTTGCTTCCTGAGTCTATTGTTGTTGGAATTTCGAATGTAGACAGACAAAGAGATTTCACTTTTCCCACTACTGTTGCCGAGGATAAAGCAGATCTTCCGACCTCTGGAGGTTCGGAGAATTTCATGAATTACCTTGAAGAGGAGTTGATTCCATTCATTTCATCCCGTTACAGAACATCAGATCACCGCACCATAATCGGACAATCTTTAGGTGGATTACTTGCGACCGAAATATTGATGAAGCGACCTCAGATGTTTGAGGATTACATCATAGTTAGTCCGAGTTTGTGGTGGGATCAACAGTCCTTACTTGAATTTGAAATAGATTCTTTGTCTATGAACCAAGTATTTATCGGAGTGGGAAACGAACACCCTGTGATGCGTGAAACAGCTCAGGCTCTAAATGCAAAACTCAGCGCACTGGATTCAAATTCTGCACGCGTACATTTCGCGTATTTCCCCGAATGTGATCATGGAGATGTGCTTCATTTAGCAGTGTACAAGGCGTTTGAAGAGATGTGAGTGCTCAATCATAAACGTTTTACAAACAATGTGTTCTTTTTGCTTTAACTATACCTGTTCCGCTATCAAGTGCTTCAGGCTGATCCTCGTTTTTGAGTAGGGTGATGATTTCGCTGAGCACTCCTTCAGTAAAACGGGCTCTGCATTCATTCTAGTAATAAAGTCGGAATAGTGTTCAGGACTTGTGGCTGTGATTCATTAATACATCAATTCATATGAATTTTCACTTTCTAATTGAAGGGTGAAACATTTATCTTTCGGCTACCAATTCCGATTCCATGAGATTTTACATCACGGCGCTTTTTATCAGTTGGGGCTTACTCACTTTCGCTTATCCTTCAAATTATCAGTCGTCTATAGATAGTTTGTCCTCGTTAATCTATTCACACACAGGGACGAATGATAAGCTGAACGAGTATCAAAAAACTTTTGAAGCGTACAAACTCTCCCAATTTAAAATAGCTCAGTGGGCGGCGCATGGCGGACTTGAATTGGCTTTGAAATCCAATATTAAGGATCAGGCATATTTCTCTGAAGCAGTAGGTTATTCATATCAGAAACTCTTTGTTATGGACTCTGCCTTGAGCTATTACCTCAAGGCTTTAGAACTTTATAAGGAGATGGAGGAGCCATTGGAAAGTGCTAGGGTTCTCGATGCAATTGCTCGGATACATCGTAAGCTTCAGAATCACGAGAAAGCGTTGTGGTACTACTCTCAAGCCTTTGCGATACATGATGAAATGGACGATGACGAAGGGAGAGCTAGAATATTAAATGAGAGGGGAGCAGTATATGAAAACATGGGAGAAACACGAAAGGCTCTCCATGAATACCAAGCATCACTAAAGATCCAATTGGTAAGAGGAGATTCGGTTGGAATTGGATACTCTCTTGAGTTTATCGGTTACAATTACCTTCAGCAAGACAGTTTAGAGCTAAGTGAGGAGTATTTGTTAAGGGCTTTGGAGTATCGTGAAAACATGAGAGATGAATTTGCCCTCATGTTAAATCACTATGCGCTGGGGGAGCTTTACCATGAGAAAGGCGAATATGAGTTGTCTGATGCCCACCTCAATCAATGTTTTGAGTTGTCTGAAAAGTTGAGTTTTGCAGATATTCAGCAATATGCATTGGACATCGCCATTTCTAACCGAAAAGCGTTAGGTGATTTTGAACAGGCGATTGCCCTTCTGGAAAGGAAAACCAACTTGAGTGATAGTCTGGATCAAGTGGCGAATCAAGTGCGAGTTGATGAATTGAGTGAAAAGTATCAGTCGGTAGAGCGCGAGAATCAAATCTTGCTACAGAAGAGTGAAATTCAGAAGCAGAATTATTGGATATACGCATTGTCAGTTTCCTCTTTTCTACTTCTCTTGATAGGGATATTGATCTATAAACAACAGCGATTGCGTCAGGCCAAAATAAAGCAAGAAGCAGAGTTGAAGTTGGCAAAGATTACCATTGAAAATCAAAATCGATTGCAAGATTTGCGGATGGAGATATCGAGAGATTTACATGATAACATCGGTACCCAGCTCACTTTTGTGATTTCTTCCATTGATTCTGTAAAGCAGGTATTGAGTGAAGATGATAACATGATGGTTGAAACAAGGCTAGAGAGAATCAGTTCCTTCACACGAGACACGATTCGAGAGTTGCGAGACACTATTTGGGCAATGAATACAGCGGATATCACCATAGAAGATCTTTCGAATAGGCTGGTCAACTTTGTGAATCAAGCCGGACAATCCATGCAAGGTGTTCGTTTTGAGTTCAACAATGAATTGGATGATTCCAGTACTATCCACTTCAATTCCAAAGAAGGAATGGGGGTTTATCGCATTATTCAGGAGGCAGTGAATAATGCGATGAAGCATGCGAAGGCGAAGAAAATTGAGGTAACACTTTCACAGCAAGGCGATGAGCTTTCGTTTACAATTTCTGATGATGGTGTGGGGTTGGGAGATTATCCTAAACGAGGAAATGGGATGCAAACGATGAAGAAACGCTCACAAGATTTGAATGGAAAGTTGAGTGTTCATTCTTCCACAGAGGGAACGCAAGTGACTTTAATCCTCTCAGCGATTACGGAATGAGTTCATTTTCAATAGTTATCGTAGATGACAGCGTTTTGATGGCGCAGGCGATTGAAGATAAGTTATCGCTTTCTTCAGACTTTCACTTGAAGGGCGTTTTTCAAGATGGATGTGATTTTCTGGAGTACGTTCCAGGACAGAAAGTGGATCTGGTTCTCATGGATGTTCAGATGCCAGGAATGAATGGTATAGAAGTCACAAAGAGACTAAAGGAGAAACATCCGCAAATCAAGGTAGTGATGTTAACCGTGGTGGATAGCGATCAAGAAATTTTTGATGCGATACAAGCAGGTGCAGATGGGTATTTGCTCAAGGATGTATCTCCTCAGGATTTGCATGAGGGCATCTTACAAACCCTTGGTGGAGGAGCCGCAATGACGCCGTCTATAGCGCGCAAATCGTTGCAGCTTTTACGCAATGTGGACACCTTTAAGGAAGAAGCGGAGTTCGCGCAAGTCAAGCTTACTAATCGCGAAACCGACGTTCTACTACAAGTGAGTAAAGGACTGGACTACAAAGCTATTGCCGAAAATTTATTTATTTCACCACCGACGGTTAGAAAGCACATTGAGAATATTTATAAGAAGCTTCAAGTCCATTCCAAGCTAGAGGCTGTCCGGCTTGCACAGCGAAATAATCTGATATGAAAAAGGGGAGCTATTGCTAGTCCCCTTTATTGGTTTTTTAGGTTGAGTGAGGCCCTTACTTGTTGATCACAAGTCGTTCAAAGAGATTCCCCATATTAATAAAGTATAGTCCGTTCGGAATGTCCAATTCTACGGTGTTTTCACCTGCGTGAACAT includes:
- a CDS encoding tetratricopeptide repeat-containing sensor histidine kinase, with the translated sequence MRFYITALFISWGLLTFAYPSNYQSSIDSLSSLIYSHTGTNDKLNEYQKTFEAYKLSQFKIAQWAAHGGLELALKSNIKDQAYFSEAVGYSYQKLFVMDSALSYYLKALELYKEMEEPLESARVLDAIARIHRKLQNHEKALWYYSQAFAIHDEMDDDEGRARILNERGAVYENMGETRKALHEYQASLKIQLVRGDSVGIGYSLEFIGYNYLQQDSLELSEEYLLRALEYRENMRDEFALMLNHYALGELYHEKGEYELSDAHLNQCFELSEKLSFADIQQYALDIAISNRKALGDFEQAIALLERKTNLSDSLDQVANQVRVDELSEKYQSVERENQILLQKSEIQKQNYWIYALSVSSFLLLLIGILIYKQQRLRQAKIKQEAELKLAKITIENQNRLQDLRMEISRDLHDNIGTQLTFVISSIDSVKQVLSEDDNMMVETRLERISSFTRDTIRELRDTIWAMNTADITIEDLSNRLVNFVNQAGQSMQGVRFEFNNELDDSSTIHFNSKEGMGVYRIIQEAVNNAMKHAKAKKIEVTLSQQGDELSFTISDDGVGLGDYPKRGNGMQTMKKRSQDLNGKLSVHSSTEGTQVTLILSAITE
- a CDS encoding alpha/beta hydrolase, producing MKVLLILVFGVWSFCGSLAQTAKLTSEADLVIGERLTIFSDQLGEEREVNVYLPESYHPDSLNNYPVIYVFDGSMDEDFIHIVGLVQFGSMPWIDLLPESIVVGISNVDRQRDFTFPTTVAEDKADLPTSGGSENFMNYLEEELIPFISSRYRTSDHRTIIGQSLGGLLATEILMKRPQMFEDYIIVSPSLWWDQQSLLEFEIDSLSMNQVFIGVGNEHPVMRETAQALNAKLSALDSNSARVHFAYFPECDHGDVLHLAVYKAFEEM
- a CDS encoding response regulator, producing the protein MSSFSIVIVDDSVLMAQAIEDKLSLSSDFHLKGVFQDGCDFLEYVPGQKVDLVLMDVQMPGMNGIEVTKRLKEKHPQIKVVMLTVVDSDQEIFDAIQAGADGYLLKDVSPQDLHEGILQTLGGGAAMTPSIARKSLQLLRNVDTFKEEAEFAQVKLTNRETDVLLQVSKGLDYKAIAENLFISPPTVRKHIENIYKKLQVHSKLEAVRLAQRNNLI